The Pedobacter mucosus genome window below encodes:
- the odhB gene encoding 2-oxoglutarate dehydrogenase complex dihydrolipoyllysine-residue succinyltransferase: protein MSLEIKVPPVGESITEVVLSRWIKNDGDVVEMDEVIAELESDKATFELTAEQGGTLRTIAAEGDTLPIGAVVCNIEDGGAAPAKADAPKAEEKAVVAEDKTSAPVAEKSGESYATGTPSPAAGKILAEKGIDTGAIKGTGVDGRITKDDAVKAEAGKKPEAPKATAPVAAPAPAGSRTERREKMSPLRRTVAKRLVAVKSETAMLTTFNEVNMKPIMDLRIKYKDQFKEKYGVGLGFMSFFTKAVTEALKDFPSVNGRIEGEEIVYNNFADISIAVSAPKGLVVPVIRNAESMTLAQIEKTVLELALKARDSKLTLEEMTGGTFTITNGGVFGSMMSTPIINAPQSAILGMHNIVERPVAEKGEVVIRPMMYVALSYDHRIIDGRESVGFLVRVKQLLEDPARLLLGI, encoded by the coding sequence ATGAGTTTAGAGATAAAAGTTCCACCAGTTGGTGAGTCGATAACCGAAGTTGTTTTATCACGTTGGATAAAAAACGATGGTGATGTTGTTGAAATGGATGAAGTAATTGCCGAATTAGAATCGGATAAAGCTACATTCGAATTAACTGCAGAACAGGGCGGAACTTTAAGAACCATAGCTGCTGAAGGTGATACCTTACCAATTGGTGCAGTAGTTTGTAACATTGAAGATGGTGGTGCGGCTCCTGCAAAGGCTGACGCTCCGAAAGCGGAAGAAAAAGCTGTTGTTGCTGAAGATAAAACATCAGCTCCTGTTGCTGAAAAATCTGGTGAGAGTTATGCTACAGGAACTCCATCTCCTGCAGCTGGTAAAATTCTAGCAGAAAAAGGTATTGATACAGGTGCTATTAAAGGTACAGGTGTTGATGGTCGAATTACTAAAGATGATGCTGTTAAAGCAGAAGCTGGTAAAAAACCTGAGGCGCCTAAAGCAACCGCTCCTGTTGCTGCTCCTGCGCCTGCCGGAAGTCGTACGGAACGCCGTGAAAAAATGTCGCCTTTACGTAGAACAGTTGCCAAACGTTTAGTTGCAGTAAAAAGTGAAACCGCTATGTTAACTACTTTCAACGAAGTTAACATGAAGCCAATTATGGATTTACGCATAAAATATAAAGATCAATTTAAGGAAAAATATGGTGTAGGTTTAGGTTTCATGAGCTTTTTTACTAAAGCCGTAACCGAAGCTTTAAAAGATTTCCCATCCGTTAACGGACGCATCGAAGGTGAAGAAATCGTTTACAATAACTTCGCTGATATTTCTATTGCTGTTTCAGCACCAAAAGGTTTAGTTGTTCCGGTTATTCGTAATGCAGAAAGCATGACTCTGGCTCAAATTGAGAAAACAGTTTTGGAATTGGCTTTAAAAGCTCGTGATAGCAAATTAACATTAGAAGAAATGACTGGTGGAACTTTTACAATCACTAATGGTGGTGTATTTGGTTCGATGATGTCAACTCCAATTATTAATGCGCCACAATCGGCTATTTTAGGAATGCACAACATTGTTGAGCGTCCGGTTGCTGAAAAAGGTGAGGTCGTTATTCGTCCGATGATGTACGTTGCTTTATCATATGATCATAGAATTATCGACGGACGAGAGTCAGTTGGTTTCTTAGTTCGTGTTAAACAATTGTTAGAAGATCCAGCTAGATTGTTGTTAGGAATATAG
- a CDS encoding lipoprotein signal peptidase, producing the protein MKGYTKPLVLILLVLLADQLVKTWVKTHMYLGQEFNIIGKWFIIHFTENNGMAFGMEFGGEFGKLALSLFRIAAVAGIGYGLHYLIQHKYHRGLILNVALIFSGALGNIIDSVFYGKIYNYESWFHGRVVDMFYFPIAEGHFPAWIPIWGGDEFVFFRPVFNLADAAISVGVILILIFQKNYFKEDVKDEVSINSEIVED; encoded by the coding sequence GGCTACACTAAACCTTTAGTCCTAATCTTACTGGTTTTACTAGCAGATCAGCTCGTTAAAACTTGGGTCAAAACGCATATGTATCTTGGCCAGGAGTTTAATATTATTGGTAAATGGTTCATTATCCATTTTACTGAAAATAATGGGATGGCGTTTGGAATGGAATTTGGAGGTGAATTTGGCAAATTAGCTTTATCACTATTCCGTATTGCCGCAGTTGCCGGAATAGGTTATGGATTGCATTATTTAATTCAACATAAATATCACCGTGGATTAATTTTAAATGTAGCCTTAATTTTTTCTGGTGCTTTAGGAAACATCATCGATTCTGTTTTTTACGGAAAGATTTATAATTATGAAAGTTGGTTCCATGGCCGCGTAGTGGATATGTTTTATTTCCCAATCGCGGAAGGTCACTTTCCTGCTTGGATTCCAATTTGGGGTGGCGATGAATTTGTATTCTTCAGACCGGTTTTCAACCTTGCAGATGCTGCAATTTCAGTTGGTGTAATTCTTATTTTAATCTTCCAAAAAAATTATTTTAAAGAGGATGTGAAAGATGAAGTGAGTATTAACAGTGAGATTGTAGAGGATTAG
- a CDS encoding 2-oxoglutarate dehydrogenase E1 component, translating into MGSLSYLNGANAEYIESLYQSYLKDSESVEFGWQKFFEGFDFGRGADAPTVKSETPEQFLKEVNVLNLIDGYRTRGHLFTHTNPVRERRKHLPTLDLVNFGLSDADLETVFNSGVEIGIGAAKLKDIVAFLKQTYAHSIGAEYKFLRTPEVLNWIQQKMESTRNTPNFSIDVKKRILRKLNEAVSFENFLGTKFLGQKRFSLEGAEALIPALDSVIEKGAELGIEEFVIGMAHRGRLNVLANIMQKTYKDIFTEFEGKSYNPDTPFGGDVKYHLGYSTDVTTVAGKSVHLSLCPNPSHLETVDGVVEGMSRSKIDFKYGGDNSRLAPILIHGDASVAGQGIVYEVIQMAGLEGYKTGGTIHLVINNQIGFTTNYKDARTSTYCTDIAKVTLSPVFHVNGDDPEALVYAINLAMEYRQKYKNDVFIDILCYRRFGHNEADEPKFTQPLLYKTIEKHPNSREIYIDQLTKEGKLEAGLAKEMEKDFRGILQERLNEAKDFVAGSTEVKFGGAWADLRIATPKDFDTSPVTAVKKATLLEIGKRITTLPASKKFFKKIEKLFGERSKMVNETNVFDWAMGEQLAYGTLLSEGKRIRLSGQDVERGTFSHRHAVLTLEDSEEEYVPLANISDQQAPFDIYNSHLSEYGVLGFEYGYAMANPNALTIWEAQFGDFFNGAQIVIDQYIASAETKWQRENGLVLLLPHGYEGQGPEHSSARIERFMELCADYNMQVTNCTTPANFFHVLRRQFKRDFRKPLIVFTPKSLLRHPACVSTLEEFTEGGFKEVIDDVNVKVEDVTRIVFCSGKIYYELLEKQQTDQVKHVAIVRVEQLYPTPIDQMEAIQSKYKNTNEVLWVQEEPENMGAWPYLFRRLYKTALKGIDVISRRESSSTATGFAKQHANQQAYILARALEATVKQEEVKDIAEEASKKMAEAD; encoded by the coding sequence ATGGGTAGTTTATCTTATCTTAATGGCGCAAACGCCGAATATATAGAGTCTTTATATCAATCTTATTTGAAAGACTCAGAATCAGTTGAATTTGGTTGGCAAAAATTTTTTGAAGGTTTTGATTTTGGTAGAGGTGCAGATGCTCCAACCGTTAAATCAGAAACTCCAGAACAATTTTTAAAAGAGGTTAATGTTTTAAACTTGATCGACGGCTACAGAACCCGTGGTCACTTGTTTACACATACCAACCCAGTACGCGAAAGGCGAAAACATTTACCAACTTTAGATTTGGTGAATTTTGGTTTATCAGATGCAGATTTGGAAACTGTTTTCAATTCTGGTGTCGAAATTGGTATTGGTGCAGCAAAGCTGAAAGATATTGTAGCTTTTTTAAAGCAAACTTACGCACATTCGATTGGTGCAGAATATAAATTTTTACGTACACCAGAAGTGTTGAACTGGATTCAACAAAAAATGGAAAGTACACGTAATACGCCTAATTTTTCGATCGATGTAAAAAAACGTATCCTAAGAAAATTAAATGAAGCTGTGAGTTTCGAAAATTTCTTGGGGACTAAATTTCTTGGTCAAAAGCGTTTTTCATTAGAAGGAGCAGAAGCTTTAATTCCTGCCTTAGATTCTGTTATTGAAAAAGGTGCCGAATTAGGAATCGAAGAATTTGTTATCGGTATGGCGCATCGCGGTCGTTTGAACGTGTTGGCCAATATTATGCAAAAAACCTACAAAGATATTTTCACAGAATTTGAAGGTAAAAGTTATAATCCAGATACGCCATTTGGTGGTGATGTAAAATATCATTTAGGTTATTCAACTGATGTAACTACTGTTGCTGGCAAAAGCGTTCACTTAAGTTTATGTCCAAATCCATCGCATTTAGAAACTGTAGATGGCGTTGTGGAAGGAATGAGTCGCTCTAAAATTGATTTCAAATATGGTGGCGATAACAGTCGTTTGGCTCCAATTTTAATTCATGGTGATGCTTCTGTAGCTGGTCAAGGTATTGTTTACGAAGTAATTCAAATGGCAGGACTTGAAGGTTATAAAACGGGTGGAACAATCCACTTAGTGATTAATAATCAGATTGGTTTTACTACAAATTATAAAGATGCACGTACCAGTACTTATTGTACAGATATTGCAAAAGTAACGCTATCGCCTGTTTTTCATGTAAATGGAGATGATCCTGAAGCATTGGTTTATGCAATTAATTTAGCAATGGAATACCGTCAGAAATATAAAAACGATGTTTTTATTGATATTCTTTGCTACAGAAGATTTGGACATAATGAAGCTGATGAGCCAAAATTCACGCAACCATTATTGTACAAAACGATTGAAAAACATCCTAATTCAAGGGAAATTTATATTGATCAATTAACAAAAGAAGGTAAGTTAGAAGCTGGTCTGGCTAAAGAAATGGAAAAAGATTTCCGTGGAATTTTGCAAGAACGCTTAAATGAAGCTAAAGATTTTGTTGCTGGAAGCACAGAAGTTAAATTTGGTGGTGCATGGGCAGATTTGCGTATTGCAACTCCAAAAGATTTTGATACCTCTCCTGTTACTGCGGTTAAGAAAGCTACCTTATTAGAAATTGGTAAACGCATAACTACGCTTCCAGCGAGTAAAAAATTCTTCAAAAAAATTGAAAAATTATTTGGCGAACGTAGTAAAATGGTTAACGAAACCAATGTTTTCGATTGGGCTATGGGCGAGCAATTGGCTTATGGAACTTTATTATCAGAAGGCAAACGTATTCGTTTAAGTGGACAAGATGTAGAACGCGGAACGTTTTCTCATCGCCATGCGGTATTAACTTTAGAAGATAGTGAGGAAGAATATGTGCCATTAGCAAATATTTCTGATCAACAAGCGCCATTTGATATTTACAATTCTCACTTATCAGAATATGGGGTTTTAGGTTTCGAATATGGTTACGCAATGGCTAATCCTAATGCATTAACGATTTGGGAAGCTCAGTTTGGTGATTTCTTTAATGGTGCACAAATTGTTATCGATCAATATATTGCTAGTGCTGAAACTAAATGGCAACGTGAAAATGGCTTAGTGCTTTTACTTCCTCATGGTTATGAGGGTCAAGGTCCAGAGCATTCATCTGCTCGTATTGAGCGTTTTATGGAGCTTTGTGCAGATTACAATATGCAAGTTACTAACTGTACAACGCCAGCAAATTTCTTTCATGTTTTACGTCGCCAATTTAAACGCGATTTCCGTAAACCTTTAATTGTATTTACGCCAAAAAGCTTATTGCGTCACCCAGCTTGTGTATCTACATTAGAAGAATTTACAGAAGGTGGCTTTAAAGAGGTAATTGATGATGTAAATGTTAAAGTTGAAGATGTAACTAGAATCGTTTTTTGTAGTGGTAAAATTTATTACGAACTGCTAGAAAAACAACAAACTGATCAAGTTAAGCACGTTGCAATTGTGCGTGTAGAACAGCTTTACCCAACTCCGATTGATCAGATGGAAGCTATTCAATCAAAATATAAAAATACAAATGAAGTTTTATGGGTTCAAGAAGAGCCAGAAAACATGGGTGCTTGGCCTTATTTATTCCGTAGATTATATAAAACTGCTTTGAAAGGTATAGATGTTATTTCGAGAAGAGAAAGCAGTAGTACCGCTACTGGCTTTGCGAAACAACATGCAAATCAACAGGCTTATATCTTAGCAAGAGCTTTAGAAGCTACAGTAAAGCAAGAAGAAGTGAAAGATATAGCAGAAGAAGCTAGTAAAAAAATGGCGGAAGCCGATTAA